In a genomic window of Diabrotica undecimpunctata isolate CICGRU chromosome 2, icDiaUnde3, whole genome shotgun sequence:
- the LOC140433815 gene encoding uncharacterized protein, giving the protein MYIEFMEEYIQLGHMFKVDDSQQSFSYYLPHHGVLKDDSVTTKLPVVFDGSFPFSSGLSINDIQISGPTIQDDLFLIVLRFRQHAFLVSADITKMYRQVLVDPEQRALQQIFWRSSPSDTLSTYQLNTVTYGTALDSFQVIRCLFQLASENKDLHPTASKIIKRDFYVDELLTGGDCAESLSNVCKDINNILNSGCFELRKLVSNDPVVLNKIQSSKCLSNLKSFGGEEKRLHNYGQDYNANSFKQEKQGWDASVPQIIFPQWQHFNEELLRLNNIEISRYVKLKDSISCELHEFSDANNKAYGVAIYVNSVDSDGHVLVRLLCPKSKVAPLKVISIPRLELCDALLLARLSERVIKSSDINFDKVFHWFDSTITLAWIRTQSKLLKTLVPNYSCLLNYGDMDLPG; this is encoded by the exons ATGTATATCGAATTTATGGAAGAATACATTCAACTTGGTCACATGTTCAAGGTTGATGATAGTCAACAGAGCTTTTCGTATTATCTTCCCCATCACGGGGTCTTAAAGGATGACAGTGTCACCACAAAGCTTCCTGTGGTGTTCGACGGTTCCTTTCCATTTTCTTCTGGTCTATCAATAAATGACATTCAAATTTCGGGTCCTACCATTCAGGACGATTTATTCTTAATTGTATTGCGTTTTCGACAACATGCATTTCTTGTGTCTGCtgatattacaaaaatgtatcGTCAGGTGCTCGTGGATCCTGAACAACGAGCACTTCAGCAAATCTTCTGGCGTTCTTCTCCTTCTGATACTCTGAGCACATATCAGCTAAATACGGTCACATATGGAACAGCTTTAGATTCGTTTCAGGTCATTCGTTGCTTATTTCAGTTAGCATCCGAGAATAAAGATCTTCACCCTACTGCTTCCAAGATCATCAAGCGAGATTTCTATGTTGATGAGCTTCTGACAGGTGGAGATTGCGCAGAGTCATTGTCAAATGTATGCAAGGATATCAACAATATCTTAAACAGCGGATGTTTTGAGTTGAGGAAGTTGGTATCGAATGATCCGGTAGTACTTAATAAAATTCAAAGTTCCAAGTGTCTATCAAATCTAAAATCATTCGGTGGAGAAGAAAAG CGCTTGCACAATTACGGCCAAGATTATAATGCAAATTCTTTCAAGCAAGAAAAGCAAGGCTGGGATGCATCTGTTCCCCAAATCATTTTTCCTCAGTGGCAGCATTTCAACGAGGAATTACTTAGATTAAATAATATCGAAATATCTAGGTACGTAAAATTAAAGGATTCGATCTCTTGTGAGCTACATGAATTTTCTGATGCCAACAACAAGGCATATGGTGTTGCAATCTATGTTAATAGTGTTGATTCTGATGGACATGTTTTGGTTCGTCTGTTATGCCCAAAATCCAAGGTTGCACCCCTAAAGGTGATTAGCATACCTCGTTTGGAATTGTGCGACGCATTGTTACTGGCCCGTTTGTCTGAGAGGGTAATCAAGTCTTCAGATATCAATTTCGATAAAGTATTTCATTGGTTTGATTCTACTATCACTCTGGCATGGATACGCACACAGTCAAAACTATTAAAGACGTTAGTCCCCAATTACTCATGCCTTCTGAATTATGGTGACATGGACCTTCCAGGCTAA